One Solanum lycopersicum chromosome 4, SLM_r2.1 DNA window includes the following coding sequences:
- the LOC101246621 gene encoding transcription factor PRE6-like has protein sequence MSNRRTRGSRQSSGASRISDDQIADLVSKLQLLIPESRSTRSSDKVEASKVLQEICNYIRSLHREVEDLSDRLSVLLESTESDSAQAAIIRSLFM, from the exons ATGTCAAATCGAAGAACACGCGGTTCGAGACAATCATCAGGAGCTTCTAGAATAAGTGATGATCAAATTGCTGATCTCGTATCAAAGTTACAATTACTTATCCCTGAAAGCCGGAGCACTAGGAGTTCCGATAAG gttGAAGCTTCCAAAGTGTTGCAAGAGATATGTAATTACATAAGAAGTCTACACAGAGAAGTGGAAGACTTGAGTGATAGATTATCAGTGCTTTTGGAATCTACTGAAAGTGACAGTGCTCAAGCTGCTATTATTAGAAGCCTATTTATGTGA